One genomic window of Carassius gibelio isolate Cgi1373 ecotype wild population from Czech Republic chromosome A10, carGib1.2-hapl.c, whole genome shotgun sequence includes the following:
- the LOC128020946 gene encoding CXADR-like membrane protein — translation MSASARALLLVLLSVLQANGQTEMKRVVGDNATLPCHHQLWQSDISLLDIEWMLHKSSSQQKVVITYSVGTIYKPNESESGRFSLAGDYLKGDASLLISDLSLTDSGEYICKVKNGGKYYWNTVKLIVLLKPSKPRCWLEGRLLEGSDVRLSCKSTDGSDPISYKWERVLDKGKYAGKLPPLALIDLKNPEIVTLKNLTRESAGVYKCTASNDVGEENCTLEVKVHYVRGMGVVAGAVVGVSFGVLLIILIVWLVFRKKEKKKYEEEEAPNEIREDAEAPKAKLVKPNSLSSSRSGSSRSGASSTQSMVHNSVPRGPRPRLPVVAALKESGQPENFPPVPPPPYNHVVPKPLEPGSSPKPSAAKLSPGNLVRIGATPVMIPTQTKAFQTV, via the exons taTTGCTGAGTGTGCTTCAGGCAAATGGCCAGACGGAGATGAAGAGGGTGGTCGGAGACAACGCCACGCTGCCGTGCCACCATCAGCTGTGGCAATCCGACATCTCCCTGCTGGACATTGAATGGATGCTGCATAAATCCAGCTCACAGCAGAAAGTG GTCATCACATACTCTGTGGGCACGATCTACAAACCCAACGAGAGTGAATCTGGGCGGTTTTCTCTGGCGGGAGACTATCTGAAAGGTGACGCTTCGCTCTTGATCAGCGACCTCTCGCTCACCGACTCTGGAGAATACATCTGCAAGGTCAAGAACGGCGGGAAGTACTACTGGAACACAGTCAAACTCATCGTGCTCC TGAAGCCGTCCAAGCCACGCTGTTGGCTGGAGGGTCGTCTGCTGGAAGGAAGTGATGTCAGACTGAGCTGCAAGTCCACAGATGGTTCTGACCCAATCAGCTACAAGTGGGAAAGAGTCTTAGACAAAGGAAAATACGCTGGCAAGCTGCCACCTCTGGCCCTCATAG ATCTGAAAAACCCTGAGATTGTGACACTGAAAAATCTGACGAGGGAAAGCGCGGGTGTTTATAAATGCACTGCCAGCAATGATGTCGGAGAAGAAAACTGCACTTTAGAGGTCAAAGTTCACT ATGTCCGGGGGATGGGCGTGGTGGCTGGAGCTGTggtgggcgtgtcctttggcgtTCTCCTCATTATCCTCATCGTCTGGCTTGTTTTCCgcaagaaagagaagaagaaatatGAGGAGGAGGAAGCACCCAATGAAATAag GGAAGATGCAGAGGCTCCCAAAGCCAAACTGGTGAAGCCGAACTCTCTCTCCTCTTCCCGATCTGGTAGTTCTCGCTCCGGGGCTTCCTCCACACAGTCTATGGTGCACAACAGTGTCCCCCGTGGGCCCAGGCCTCGGCTGCCTGTCGTGGCTGCCCTTAAAGAAAGTGGGCAGCCCGAAAACTTCCCTCCGGTACCACCACCACCATACAACCATGTGGTCCCCAAACCTCTGGAGCCTGGCAGTAGCCCTAAACCCAGCGCGGCAAAGCTCAGCCCGGGAAACCTGGTGAGGATCGGTGCCACACCGGTGATGATCCCCACCCAAACCAAGGCATTCCAGACTGTGTAA